One part of the Chryseobacterium mulctrae genome encodes these proteins:
- a CDS encoding tetratricopeptide repeat-containing sensor histidine kinase yields MIFGNVLYSQSTNNVSKEVEAESEKLKKAVDTKNESAEADSYYNIGETFFNDRNFSKSEEYFLKSKNLYEKLNDKQNLEKVIRKLAQSQENQNKLKSAQSNYQKASKIGYSKSKRSLNANDASRLSSPASENKAEAIQNNIQISEKENNKQDLAASYSQMADVNIENKNIPKAEENLNTAYQISKEQAPQQALAINQKLTNFYVDNKDFDKAIEAKKSVLKENFVKENSQKKVEQIQELAEIYIKKNDPKEAIVLLKNAYDIALQKGHTLEAQKSVKKLDSLYNISENTNASVQLYRDFLGKLPDLVSKDRSLVDNKILEDTEQRISQLEQEKKLKDELIRKKNIFNYSLIGVLVLLTGLIIFIFRTLKKVQIKNKKIALQSLRREMNPHFIFNSLNSVNHFIATNNELEANQYLTKFSKLMRGVMENSSEDFIPFQQELDLLQNYLALEKTRFSDKFDYEIEVDESLNTQSLKVPGMLIQPFLENAVWHGLRYRTDKGFLSLKFEKNNDSLNVFIEDNGIGIEESKKQKTEHQKSRKGRGMKNTLERIALLNDLYKQNIQCKITDKKEEPGVFVEISFKLINS; encoded by the coding sequence ATGATTTTTGGGAATGTCCTGTATTCTCAAAGCACTAATAATGTATCGAAAGAAGTTGAAGCTGAAAGCGAAAAACTGAAAAAAGCCGTTGATACCAAAAACGAATCTGCAGAAGCCGACTCTTATTACAATATTGGCGAAACATTTTTTAATGATAGAAATTTTTCTAAAAGTGAAGAATATTTTCTAAAATCTAAAAACCTCTACGAAAAGCTGAATGACAAGCAAAATCTTGAAAAAGTAATCCGAAAACTGGCTCAGTCTCAGGAAAATCAGAATAAGCTAAAATCTGCGCAAAGCAATTACCAAAAGGCTTCAAAAATTGGATATTCTAAATCAAAAAGAAGTTTGAATGCGAATGACGCTTCAAGACTTTCTTCTCCGGCGTCAGAAAATAAAGCTGAAGCTATTCAGAATAATATTCAGATTAGTGAAAAAGAAAACAATAAACAAGATCTTGCCGCAAGTTATAGCCAAATGGCGGATGTAAATATTGAAAATAAAAATATTCCGAAAGCCGAAGAAAACCTGAATACAGCTTACCAAATTTCGAAAGAACAGGCGCCGCAACAAGCTTTGGCAATCAATCAAAAATTGACCAATTTTTATGTCGACAATAAAGATTTTGATAAAGCGATAGAAGCTAAAAAATCTGTTTTAAAAGAGAATTTCGTTAAAGAAAATTCTCAGAAAAAAGTAGAGCAAATTCAGGAACTCGCAGAAATTTACATCAAAAAAAATGATCCAAAGGAAGCAATTGTTTTACTGAAAAATGCTTATGATATTGCTTTGCAGAAAGGTCACACTCTTGAAGCGCAGAAAAGTGTAAAAAAACTCGACAGTCTTTATAATATTTCTGAAAACACCAATGCTTCGGTACAGCTTTACCGTGATTTTCTCGGAAAATTACCTGATTTGGTTTCCAAAGACAGAAGTTTAGTTGATAATAAAATTCTTGAAGATACTGAGCAAAGAATTTCACAACTTGAGCAGGAAAAAAAACTGAAAGATGAGCTGATTCGCAAGAAAAACATTTTTAATTACAGTTTAATTGGTGTATTGGTTTTACTGACAGGTTTAATAATTTTCATTTTCAGAACCTTGAAAAAAGTTCAGATTAAAAACAAAAAAATTGCGTTACAATCGTTGCGTCGTGAGATGAATCCGCATTTTATTTTCAACAGTTTAAATTCTGTCAATCATTTTATTGCGACCAATAATGAACTGGAAGCCAATCAATATTTAACCAAATTTTCAAAATTAATGCGTGGTGTAATGGAAAATTCAAGTGAAGATTTCATACCGTTTCAGCAGGAATTAGATTTGCTCCAGAATTATCTGGCTTTAGAAAAAACACGTTTTTCCGATAAATTCGATTACGAAATTGAAGTTGATGAAAGCTTAAATACCCAAAGCCTAAAAGTTCCGGGAATGTTGATACAGCCATTTTTAGAAAATGCAGTTTGGCACGGCCTAAGATACAGAACAGATAAGGGATTTTTAAGTTTAAAATTTGAAAAAAATAACGATTCACTTAATGTTTTCATTGAGGATAACGGCATCGGAATTGAAGAAAGTAAAAAACAAAAAACCGAACATCAAAAAAGCAGAAAAGGTCGCGGTATGAAAAATACTTTGGAAAGAATTGCTTTATTGAATGATTTGTATAAACAAAACATTCAGTGCAAAATCACCGATAAAAAAGAAGAGCCAGGTGTTTTTGTTGAAATTTCATTCAAATTAATAAACAGTTAA